A stretch of DNA from Strigops habroptila isolate Jane chromosome 1, bStrHab1.2.pri, whole genome shotgun sequence:
acagctgaaatgatggaaggggtgagattgtcttcgaactctcggagttgacgaatcaggaaatccactgttggtgatactccgtcattccaggtcattgatgccagtgtgtgggcatatgatgatggcgcactccgtgtaagtttccgccacatgggtcgtgtacattcgacttcatctgggtctacggatgtgttcctggaatccggcctacgatagatcatctctataatggctgattccctcagggactggatgcctttctctatcgtggtccagttggctgagcgattcgtaatatcgtctttgtagggaaacctttccttcacagctgccaggagccgcctccaaagactgagggctcgcttctctcttgcaatcgctttgtcaattcctccttccttagcaagtgatcccagctgcttggcttccctaccttctagttcatgaccgttggccccattgtcccagcaccggagcaaccaggtgacaatgtgctcccctggaagacgggtgaaatcttttcgcatattccgtagttcggttgaggtccggggtcgagaagtgacctcttcttcttcttcctcttcctctgacccacgtagtagtaactcttgttcaggtggtgttgcatatagtaatggcactgggtcttcatctttcttcgcttcacgggttgctctttgtgcctttcgtttgcttttgcttacaggggcaacagacattgtcacaaactggacatttggtttagctgcagtgtttgtcactgtggttggagtggctgcagtgtctgccactaggattggagtggttgcagtgtctattgctggggttggtgcagctgttgtgcttgggagttgagtaacaccaacagctgcattgtctgttgctgtcggggtttgagtagctactgtgcttgtcactggggttggtgtagctgcagtgcttggagtagccatattgtctgttgctgtcggggtttgaatagctactgtgcatgtcactggggttggtgtagctgtggtgcttggagtagctatattgtctgttgctgtcggggtttgagtagctactgtgcttgtcactggggttggtgtggctgcggtgcttggagtagccacattgtctgttgctgtcggggtttgagtagctgttgtgcttgtcactggggttggtgtaactgctgtatttgaagttggagtagttgcgttgtctgttgtggtcagggtttgagtagctgttgtgcttgtcactggggttgatgtagctgctgtacttggagtagctgtgttgactgttgtggtcagggtctgagtagctgctgtgcttgtagttggcatagctgcgttgtctgttgctttgccatcagatccagagacatttttttccctttgaaggtgctggatagtgttgagcagggctctgtaggcataggccaagccccagcacgttgccaaaatttgtccctctctggtataaccaggacgacagcacacctcgtttaagtgttttactagtttttccggatgttgcacttgttcagtggtgaagttccaaagcactggaggggcccactggcctaggtacttgcccatactatcccacacaccctgccactcataactgtccagcctcagggaaaatctcctggtggtcctcctatatcgtcgtctaacccgtcctgtctctgcttcctcccggcttcccctcctccctggcaaagcatgagactgagaaactccttggttggagtaaacactactcagcaacaactaaaagcatcggtgttatcagcgttgttcccaggctgaaagttaaaaaacacagcactgcaccagctactaagcaggagaaaaatgactgctatagctgaacccaggacaatggtATTGGTAATATTTTGGTATTAATTCATGACCTAGGCCTACTAATGAGagacacttatttttttttttttttttagaatgaTTCTTACTAAGAAAAACTTCTTTGCTTTATAAAACTAGCTTAAATGtgaatcttaaaaataaagcagatcGTGGTTACTTTACTGGCTGTTTTTGAAATGAGAATATCTTTTGTAGTTGATGATTGaccaaaatacaatttaatcATGAGGTTTTATTGAATTTTTACGGTTACAACTCTAACTATATTTCTACCATTTAGTATTACATTTAAGAAAGAAGGATTGCATATAAGAATTACCTTTCTTGGTTGTTTGTTAGGTGGCTGTATGGGAAACACCTTTGCTTGTTCTATGCATTTTGTGGGGTGTTGTTTGGGATCTGCAGTCTCTCAACACTGACATTACTGATCACTGTTTGCTGCCTCAAAATTTGTTATCCAGCTTATGGTAAGCTAATGTTTCTGTCTTAAGTTACTCGATTTTTCATGCAAATATAGACCACCATTTTTGGATTGCATATCCTAGAGAGTACTTTTATAGAAGAGATGTTTTACATCCCATCAAACAATTCTTATTTCTGTGATCATTGATAAGTAACCATAGGGCTAGGTGTATGCAACTGATTACTTATAAGCTCTTATAAGTCAGGTGATAATTTGGGAACATGGAATAAGGGTTCTGATCTGAAAGCAAGGCTAGCGTGAATAAACTTTTTCAGAGTTTATTgctacatttttatatttattcataaGGATTTATTCTGTGCTAAGTATTCTAGATGTATCAGCAAATTCAGCTACCTGATGTTCTGCAAATTTTTGCAAACCATGCCCTTTTCTTACAAACCTTCAATATGCTACAATATTTTGAACACTTAGTAAAGTTATCCTCCTTACTTACCCTGCTTAGCTGCCTGCATATGGGAAACTCCTTTCAGACATGTCAGCAGTGCTGATCTTCTGATTATTTTGTGTCTTCCAGGCAACAGGTTCAAGAGAGAACATGGACAAATCTTGATAGCCTGTGCTTGGACTTACGCAGCAGTTTTTGCCTGGTCTCCCTTAGCTCACTGGGGAGAATACGGAGCAGAGCCATATGGCACAGCCTGCTGCATTGACTGGCGTTCCACCAATGTAAATGTCATGGCCATGTCTTACACATTAgtcctctttgttttctgttttattctccCTTGCGGAGTAATTGTGACTTCCTACTGTCACATACAATAAAAGTATACATAccaataaaggtatgtatgactagagtcactcaagctgcaccttgaaagtgaaaaatagtataaaaatgacccaaaaagtggggggctttagggaagacatcattgtggacgagccgaggaagaccccatcagctgactactctcgactcctgggactggtcgacgggctggacctttcttccccccccatagggatgcctttgggtaagacttgcactgtatccaatgcttccctgggaaaattaggaatctctatatagagttactttttacttttatactttaaagccaggctgtattacTCATAACTTTGTCACACagttgtataccttattatttgcacatgcttttgcagacagtgtatttatcaccggcaatccacaagaacctgtatctgttgctttaataaactgcactgtttaagtagctaatcatAAATCTCTTATTGAACGcaaccagctccctcagtgtggccgtgctagttcatgagcacgattagactgaaggtgcagtgcactattagtgcatccggaatcgtgattattcaacaTATTCAATGCGACtggactgatagtggcaaatggggcatcactcagaatctaagcctagccgcatccagcccctctaatatctgaggaccagctggaaagcaagggggtttattttctgccaaattattttaccctttcatgCAACACCTACTCTCTTATTCTGGTAACTGTGAAAGAATCCAGGAAAGCAGTGGAACAGCACGTCTCCAGCCCCACCAGGATGAGCAATGCGCAAACCACTACTGTAAAGGTATTTGAAAGTTAGTCTTTGGCAAGCTGTTTTTGGCACAGCTGGGCAGCACCATTTAAGGACCATGAAAGTTCCTGAGAAGAGaataaagatggaaaagatAAGTAGTCcttactgcattttcattttggacaACAGCATTGTCTTGTGCAGATTTGCTGCATGTCAGTGAGTTGCTAAACCTAAAAATAGTACCTGTGTTGTTTCTGGAGGGTTATAGCTAAGCTCACAGAGCTTCATTACTtgtgaaaattcagatttttggTCAAAAGGAAGGTTAAAAATTGGAGTACTGTGTAGAAATGAATTTGGATCTCATGCTCTTGAACCCTTGCTAATGAAAGCCAGCCTGGTTTTGGGTGAGTGAATTCTGTTTGTCCAGCTACGGATATCTGAGGAGATCCAGGCTTAAGCTTTATATCATTGAAGATTTTTAGTAGTATTGTAAAGATCAAGTTCTCTCGTTTATAACTGAACAAGGAACAAAAGTCATGGAAAAGTGTATTTCTGGAAACagtttttgaaacaaaacctccACAGATTTGTGTTTCACTAGCTTATGCAGTAAAATTAAACCTGCAGTCACAGTATTTGTTGTGGAAAATGTTTCCTGCTGCCAAACTATACCTCTGTCCTTTCCAAAACATcagaatctatttttttttttttttaatataccaAAATATAAGAGGAACTTTACAGCTGACATTAGGTGTTCTTCACTCCTTAGACAATGTACCTCATTAATCGTCTccagtaataaaatatttacgattttctttatttcaatgAATCCTTCTCTCATTTCCCTAGTTATTTGTTTGGCATGTCCTTCTAAGCACCTTCCTCACCCACCTCCAATCTTCTGCTTCGtccttattttctctctctgttcaggaatacacacacacacatttgcaaATACAATTGGATATATCACAgatctgctttctctttttcatgctAATAGATTTGGTCTCTCCCTAACACCTCTCTTCAGATTATCGAGTGCAGTGTAGCTGCACTAGACATCTTTATCTGCCCTGTCTCTCCTTTTGAGTATCTTGGTTTTGCCCACCGTGGAAAACACCATCATCTTGTCTACTGGGCTTGTAACCTGAATATCTTCCTCAATGCAAGTAGTTTAGGAACTAAAGAGTTATGTCCATGTCTTCCCTACTCCTTCTTTGTAATAATGCTTAGATGGAACATTTCCTAACTAAAGCTCTTAATCATATTCCTGCCCCACTCCTGGATATTCAGTAGACATTAATTTTCCTAAGTCTTTCATTTGACTACAGGATAGTATCCTTTAAatcttaaattaatttttaaaattcttcataGCTTATCCTAACTGATTTCTATACTCCTGTTTAGTGAGATCAAGATGCTGGTGATCCTGCATGTTCACAACACTCAGAAATCTGCATACATGTTCAATGATAACCGTTATACTTATGAGTTCCTTCTAACACAAActggcaaaatgaaaacaatattgCCTTCAAAACTTCCTTTGTGGTGTTAACACAAAAAGTCACGCTAGTCTATCACACACAGGTTGATATTGGttgggctgctggagcactAGGAAAACTGCTTATCATGCACTGACAAGTATGTCTTGTTTTTATTCCCTGATTGTTTTTCCCTCAAAGTTGCTGTGATCTTCACTGTCAGATTGTAAACTCTTTGAGTTGCTCTGAGACTACTTATTATCTGCAGAGAATCTCACCctagaataataataatacaaacaACAAACAGTTATACATGATAATCCCTTGGAGACATCTGCTAAGAAGATGGTATAAGTCAAACTCataaaagcagagaggagagaagagacttttttttttcccctgaagaaaCTCCTCTAAAAGAATCCACCCCAAATATGTCAATTCTGTGGTGTACTTGGAATGAATGTTTGCTGAATTGTAGTTCTTCCTGTCACATTCAAGCTGCAATATAGCCTACCTTGTAGTACCtgtcaaattaaaaacaatttatagCCTATTCTTCCTCTGACATTTTCCATCCTCCATCCTGCCTCTGACATCAGGTCACTCTAACTTAGGATTCCTGGTCAGGTTGGACCTGTTCCTCTACGGTCTGATCCAGCTTCAGCTTGGACATTGCTTCTGTCTTGAAAAGCTAAATCCAGAAAATGACTTGGGCATTTAAAATGGGACTTAGACACTTATGAGTCTGGCTAAGCCCTGAAATATTATCATGGAAGCTCTTGCTTGGTGGCTGGCTATCCCTCAAGGCTCCAAGAAAATGGAACATGTTCCTCTGTGAGCGTAAAGGTTTCCCAAGTCCCTGGAGTTTGCTTTAATCTGTATTGCTCTGCACACTAATTGGCTATCTACTAAAATCTATTAACATAACCAGGCCATAGCTTTCAATTCATGTCAACTTCagtccttttatttatttgcaattaaatatttttattaaaaaaagaacaataaaatatgGATAATATTCACTATTATTAATCTACTTCCCTTGTTAAAAGATACGTCtgtagtggggttttttgtgctgttttagAATGACAATAGCAAGAGTTTTAGAAAATGTGTAATGGGAGCTGTGTAGTACTACTAGTGCTTTTGTGCTTATGAATTTGCAAGGTTGGCTAACTGCTgatattgcttttattattatatagtgccataaaaataaattataatgcATACAGGCGACACTATTGTTCTTGCGATCCCTTCACAGGTACATGGGTTTGCCAGCTTCTGCAAAAAACATGGTCTGAGCATAGAGATAAGAGATAAATATTGTGAATGCAAGTAGAGATGTAGAAAATTGCTTCTTCTCCAGGAGTTCCTTGGGATTAAGCCATTTTAGAAACACAATTTAGTTCCCTCTAGATGTTGCAGGGGCAAAAGCATGATGAGCGTagcctaatgtctcatctaatGTTTGTCCAAATACGATCTCTGAATTATATGCAGTGCCTTCAGTTTAAATCATGAGAGTTAAGCCTTTGGCCTGGGAGATTGTGTTCAGTTTTTGTTCTGATTCAGGCTTCATGTATGACCTTGGATAAAACTCCTGGTActcaatttgtatttttttgtggCTGTAATCCACGATAACTCTAAAGTACCTGatttaaaacactgaagtatCATGTGGCTGAAAAGGAGAAGGTTGAATAATTTGCATCTCTCTTTTAATATTGTTTAttgaagaaacagattttgttcatttttggaATTTTTTACAGAGAAACAACACAAATCTACAAACCATGGAGGTTAATTTGTCTTAAACTGGGTTTCTACAATGTAGGGACATAgtacttggggtttttttagttctcattacattatttttgttaaaagaagCTTTACCACCAACATTAATGGACGATGTCACACTGCTGAGACTGGAAGTGTTATATATCCACTGGTACAAGCTGGTTGAAAGCTGTGGCTAATTACAGGTGGGAAGATCTATGAGCGTCATAGGAAATATAATGGAAATCAAATTGGATAAAGGTTGCTCTTCAAAGAAGACTTACATCTTAGAACACAAGATGTTAAATCTCAATAATTCGTTGTAGTGGGTAAATCTACTTCTAAAGTAAAAGAAGAATTACAGCCATTCAATGCCTTTCTTGATTTTGTCCGCCTAAAACATATGCTCTAGTTGTAAGGCAACGTAACATTGCAACTTGCTGCAACAGCTTTCAAAGCTGTTTGGGCATTAGCGGTCAGTGTCTTTTTCTGAATGCGTGTGAAGGGTGAGAAGCTGCATGAAGACACAAACTTAATGCCAAACTTGTACTATTGACTTTATAACACTTTTCTTGATTTGAGGTGGAAACAATTAGCTTTTTGGCAAGTGTAGGAGAATCTGGTTGACCATGCTGAATGTGTCTTACTGTCACGGTTTGTGAGGGAagatatttatttgtttctagtAGGCTGACAACAAGGTACTGTTGCCTCTGTGCCTGGGTGACAGGCTAAGTGTCATTGCGTCAGGGATATTCTCACCAGTGGCTCAGTCCTGTAAAGCATCATCTGCTTAAACGTGTCCATAAGCTGAATTCACCCAGTCTTACTCAATAGTTACTCCAATAAACGTCTAGTTTGAAATAGTTGAATTAGATCCTTAGCTTCTGCCAAGAGCCAGAGCTTGTTCCTGTCTGCATGAGTGGACTGACATACACAGCTGAAGATCTAACTACAAAGATGACTTAATGCTGCATGTGTAGAAcacctattttatttttctatctaCCTGTAAAAATATCCTCTGTAACTTGCGTTCTTTGTTGTGAAGCTCTTTTTATAAACCATAATGTTTTCACCACATTCCAGCTCAATTGTAATTCCCCAAAAGAGGCTTTTGCTTGTCAATTTCTGAGCAGTGTCACCCACAGTTATATTTGATATGTGAATAGTATACTTGTGCTTGATTTACAGACacaaaggtttggtttttttaaattatttttaattgtttttactTGCTTCTTCAggaggtatttttaaagaagttttttgTATATAGGATTTGCCTACACACAAGAGTAAagtttaaaaagatttttgaaaGCTCCTTTATGTCAAATCATATTGTTCCAAGCTACGGTTAAGTCCTGTCTAGGCTAAGAAGCAGGGCAAGTGTGAATCACTTCTTGCCTTACCTTAGGAAGTTATTATATTGCTATATCCCTACACTTACATAAATTTTTACATGTTATGAAATCATTTATAATTTGCAAAATACACAATTTATGTCAAACTTCTCAGTCATAATGTGTGCTGGGTGTACAGGAGACATTATGTATTCTgtgacagtatttttcttacatcCCTGTATAACAGATAGGACTGTAGGGATTCTTTTGGTCACTGAGATCTCTGAgtggaaatacaaataattataataaaaatctgGCTTGCAAGATGTGGGAAGAAGTCATTGCCTTTTCTTCAtactgctgcagagcaaataCAGGACACTAGATGGTCACTTTGATAAGAAACAGTGTTAGAAATTTCCATGGATGTGTGCAGTTATGAAAAGATAACTCACAGAGCTgaagctctttttctttctatttccatcgtaaaataaataattacagaGAGTCCATTACagttcattaaaataatcttcttgTTAACTCTAAGGGATTTTAAATTGTAAATCTTTGATTGTACTTGCTATAAACTGTCATGAGTTACTTAGTGCCTTTTGGAATAATGTCCAtagctacatttttttttttttttttttttttgcatttatatgAGTCCTGcacatgtttttttctaagtaagtcACATCATTACATTGTTCCTCAATCAGACACACAACTTTATGCTAGATTTCCTTGTGTTCTATACAGTTTGCTGTTACTGCAATTTTAGCAGCTGTGTATTATGGGCTGAGGCTAAAATAAGGCAATACGTCTCTTCTTCACTTTAATTACAGATGCTGGGCTTAAGCCTAGAGTGAAATTACAGAGAGGCTTGGCTGTAATCCAGCATGCCTGTTGCCCTCCCTGGGTCTCATTGTGTAGTGATGCACAGGTGGCTGCTGCTTCAGGTGGTATCACCTTCATAGGAGGAAATCCAAGGCCAGAACTGACATCTGTCCATCACGTATAGCATAAAGATAATTGAATCAATCACACAGCGATGTAATGAAATAGGGTAGTTAACCCATTTCATAGTGTGAAAGTCATATTCACTTATGAACATTTCTCTTTGGTGTACATAGTTGATGTGTGGCCTTTGTTGTCTGAAAGTTTCAGGTAGAAGTAGGTTTCAGACAGAATTAAGTTGCTAGAAAATGCACATTTggagagcagctgagctgtgacGAAGACTTGGAGAGACTTTTAACAAGCGGGTTCAGTTAGatggtatttttattaatacacTAATTTGGTGGCTATTTTTCTTATGTGTGCAACTTTTTAActtgctgttttctccttttctctgcaagCTGAGTGTTGCTGTGTgcattgggttttttgttgccTGGAGCCCTTATGCTACCATTGCCATGTGAGCAGCTTTTGGATCAATAGATAAGATTCCTCCATTAGCCTTTGCTGTGCCAGCCGTCTTTGCAAAGTCCTCCACATTCTACAATCCAGTTATCTACCTCCTCCCGAAGCCGAATTTCCGAAACACCATTGCCAAAGATTTCATAGTTCTTCAACTGTTGTTCATcaggagctgcttttctgtcaAGGCACCGCAGAACTACAGATCAACTGTGAACACCACCCAGAGAACTTTTAAGGGCAAAGCCGAATCCAGTTGTAATTCTCCTCCAATTGTGGAAgaatgttctttcttctcccgTGAAAAGTGCAGTGATagtttcaaatgctttcaaagCTATCCAAAATGCTGCCAGGAAAGCCTAAGTGCTATGGAATGCCCTCTTCAAGAAACTGTGTCCTTGGAGAGCAACCTCCAAGCAAAAGTGAGACAGGCCACTAAGAAGTCAGTAAAGGTGCTtgtgagaggagaaaaaagcactGTAATCAATTCCTTGGAAATCGCCTTGGGAGCAGTACCTGTGTGTCGTACATTTACAGACCTCTAGAGCTCCTTGCAGGAAGCCCTCTGACAGTACTGTTCTTATATTGGATTTATGAGTGTAACTTTTTCTAAAGAGTCCTTCTATTACCCCAATTTCCAGACTATTTTCCTGGGTTTTCCTCATACTCTTCGATGGGACACATACTACAGAACGGACATGGTGTAAATGCTGTATGACTCTTTCTATGCCAAACATTGTGCTGTGTGCACATGATGAACTATGCCAGACAAATCCTTTCTGCATTTCGTAACATCCTGTTTCTCCATTCTCGAGAGAATACACTAACCATTGAGAAATTCTTCATAAAGCATTATTACCCTTATTAGACTATGTACATTTTATATTCtgtctgtttaaaagaaataattcaatgTAGAGTTTTAAAAGGGCCAGCTCATCCTGGCTTAATTTTTATAGCAACcgaaaagaaaaatgctaaatgaAAAGCCTGTTTTCCAACAAGCAATGCTGAATGACTGCACATGTTGCATTTTCTGGGAGGCATAGGCCACTTTGTTCCTTGTTTTGAGATGAACAGGCAGGTTCTGACCTTGTTCCACatgaataaaatcaaaatatttctattgaTTCAAGATAGTATGTAAGTTTTGTTTAcctttttatgtaattttagAACTTGCCCTGGGACATTATTTATTATTCGGAGTTTCCTGAATAGGAACTTGGAATTAAGAGGGTGAAGGCCTGGCCCAGAGAGGCCCCGTATAAGGGGCAAAAATCTCTGCTGGTGCAAACCACCAAAACCTGTGAAAACTACCTTATATGAAGATCCCAGTCTTCCAGGAATTCTTTAGTTTGGCATACAAGGACAATGCTGCAGAGTAAGAATAAGCACATCTATTTCCCTTGTTCTTGGGctccttttttctcccatgtaagaagaaggagaagaaaatgaaggggTGTTGGAGAAGGAGCTTTTGAAATGGTTGCTTTTACTGGTTTAGGGAGTATTTGTTTGAACTACTGTTTCATGGCTTGCCAGAAGCACCAtatctt
This window harbors:
- the LOC115603623 gene encoding LOW QUALITY PROTEIN: opsin-5-like (The sequence of the model RefSeq protein was modified relative to this genomic sequence to represent the inferred CDS: substituted 1 base at 1 genomic stop codon), which translates into the protein MVIPKIVWFLTCHILSPFTEKRWLYGKHLCLFYAFCGVLFGICSLSTLTLLITVCCLKICYPAYGNRFKREHGQILIACAWTYAAVFAWSPLAHWGEYGAEPYGTACCIDWRSTNVNVMAMSYTLVLFVFCFILPCGVIVTSYSLILVTVKESRKAVEQHVSSPTRMSNAQTTTVKLSVAVCIGFFVAWSPYATIAMXAAFGSIDKIPPLAFAVPAVFAKSSTFYNPVIYLLPKPNFRNTIAKDFIVLQLLFIRSCFSVKAPQNYRSTVNTTQRTFKGKAESSCNSPPIVEECSFFSREKCSDSFKCFQSYPKCCQESLSAMECPLQETVSLESNLQAKVRQATKKSVKVLVRGEKSTVINSLEIALGAVPVCRTFTDL